From Deferrisoma camini S3R1, the proteins below share one genomic window:
- the groL gene encoding chaperonin GroEL (60 kDa chaperone family; promotes refolding of misfolded polypeptides especially under stressful conditions; forms two stacked rings of heptamers to form a barrel-shaped 14mer; ends can be capped by GroES; misfolded proteins enter the barrel where they are refolded when GroES binds): MAAKEIKYAQDARAAILKGVDTLANAVKATLGPKGRNVIIEKSWGSPTVTKDGVTVAKEIELKDKFQNMGAQMVKEVASKTSDVAGDGTTTATVLAQAIFREGSRLVAAGHDPMDIKRGIDAAVEKCVEKLQGISKPVKDRKEIAQVGTISANNDATIGEIIAEAMDKVGKEGVITVEEAKSMETTLDVVEGMQFDRGYISPYFVTNADRMEAELKDAYVLIHDGKISSMKTLLPILEKIANTGKPFVVIAEDVEGEALATLVVNKLRGTLQCAAVKAPGFGDRRKAMLQDIAILTGGQVISEEVGLKLENAQLTDLGRAKTVRIDKDTTTIIDGAGSAEAIQDRVKQIRAQIEETTSDYDREKLQERLAKLVGGVAVINVGAATEAEMKEKKARVEDALHATRAAVEEGIVPGGGVALVRCIDALDDLKLADSQLVGVNIVKRALEEPLRQIVANAGLEPSVVVNEVKGRKMAEGFDAYKEEYVDMLEAGIIDPTKVTRTALQNAASVAGLLLTTEAMVAELPKEEKAPAAPGAGMDEF, encoded by the coding sequence ATGGCAGCGAAGGAGATCAAATACGCCCAGGATGCGCGCGCCGCGATCCTCAAGGGTGTGGACACCCTGGCCAACGCCGTGAAGGCCACCCTCGGCCCCAAGGGCCGCAACGTGATCATCGAGAAGAGCTGGGGCAGCCCCACCGTGACCAAGGACGGCGTCACGGTGGCCAAGGAGATCGAGCTCAAGGACAAGTTCCAGAACATGGGCGCCCAGATGGTCAAGGAGGTGGCCTCCAAGACCTCGGACGTGGCCGGTGACGGCACCACCACGGCCACGGTGCTGGCCCAGGCCATCTTCCGCGAGGGCTCCCGGCTGGTGGCCGCGGGTCACGACCCCATGGACATCAAGCGGGGCATCGACGCGGCGGTGGAGAAGTGCGTCGAGAAGCTCCAGGGGATCTCCAAGCCGGTGAAGGACCGCAAGGAGATCGCCCAGGTCGGCACGATCTCGGCCAACAACGACGCCACCATCGGCGAGATCATCGCCGAGGCCATGGACAAGGTGGGCAAGGAGGGCGTGATCACGGTCGAAGAGGCCAAGAGCATGGAGACCACCCTGGACGTGGTCGAGGGCATGCAGTTCGACCGTGGGTACATCAGCCCCTACTTCGTGACCAACGCCGACCGCATGGAGGCGGAGCTCAAGGACGCCTACGTGCTGATCCACGACGGCAAGATCAGCTCGATGAAGACCCTCCTGCCCATCCTCGAGAAGATCGCCAACACGGGCAAGCCGTTCGTGGTGATCGCCGAGGACGTGGAGGGCGAGGCCCTCGCCACCCTGGTGGTGAACAAGCTGCGGGGCACCCTGCAGTGCGCCGCCGTGAAGGCCCCCGGGTTCGGTGACCGCCGCAAGGCCATGCTCCAGGATATCGCCATCCTGACCGGCGGCCAGGTGATCAGCGAGGAGGTGGGCCTGAAGCTCGAGAACGCCCAGCTCACCGACCTGGGCCGGGCCAAAACCGTGCGGATCGACAAGGACACCACCACCATCATCGACGGCGCGGGCAGCGCCGAGGCGATCCAGGACCGGGTGAAGCAGATCCGGGCCCAGATCGAGGAGACCACCTCCGACTACGACCGCGAGAAACTCCAGGAGCGGCTGGCCAAGCTGGTGGGCGGCGTGGCCGTGATCAACGTGGGCGCCGCGACCGAGGCCGAGATGAAGGAGAAGAAGGCCCGGGTCGAGGACGCCCTGCACGCCACCCGGGCGGCCGTGGAGGAGGGCATCGTGCCCGGCGGCGGCGTGGCCCTGGTGCGGTGCATCGACGCCCTGGACGACCTGAAGCTGGCCGACTCCCAGCTGGTGGGCGTGAACATCGTGAAGCGGGCCCTGGAGGAGCCGCTGCGGCAGATCGTGGCCAACGCCGGCCTGGAGCCCTCGGTGGTGGTGAACGAGGTGAAGGGCCGCAAGATGGCCGAGGGCTTCGACGCCTACAAGGAAGAGTACGTGGACATGCTCGAGGCCGGGATCATCGACCCGACCAAGGTGACCCGCACCGCCCTGCAGAACGCCGCGAGCGTGGCGGGCCTGCTGCTCACCACCGAGGCGATGGTGGCCGAGCTGCCCAAGGAAGAGAAGGCCCCGGCGGCTCCGGGTGCCGGCATGGACGAGTTCTAA